The Lewinella sp. 4G2 nucleotide sequence TGGCCAGCGACGGCATGGGCAACCCCATGGTAGTGCCGCTGATGGTCGCCCGTGGTGCCAACCCTGGCCCGACCCTGGGCTTGACGGCGGCCATCCACGGTGACGAACTGAACGGTATCTCGGTGATCCAGCGCCTATTTGCGGACCTCGACGTCTCCACGCTAAACGGTACTGTAGTGGCCATCCCGGTCGTCAATATCCCCGGGTTCTTTCGCCAGCAACGCTTTTTTGCGGATGGCGTCGACCTCAACCACCTCATGCCCGGTAAGGAGGACGGTAACGCCAGCCAGGTGTACGCCTACCGCCTCGTGAACCGCTTTTTGAAGTTCGTCGATTACCTATTAGATCTTCACACCGCCAGCCGTGGCCGCATCAACAGCTACTACGTGCGGGCGGACATGAGTATCGAGGTGACCCGCAAACTCGCCCTCTTGCAGCAGCCACAATTGATCGTCCACAACCCGGCTAACGATGGAACTTTCCGGGGCACGGCGGATGACATGGACATCCCCGCCATCACGCTGGAGGTAGGCAACCCCGGAGTCTACCAAAAGAAGATGATCCGCAGTGGTCTGGTCGGCGTTCACAACGTCCTCAGCTATCTGAAAATGACGGACGATGAAGAGGAGGTTGACCCAAAAGTCAACACCATCCTCTGTAAAAAGAGCTACTGGCTGTACACACAAACGGGTGGACTGCTGCAGGTGCACGTCGATTTGCTCGAGCGCGTCAAAAAGGGCCAGTTGGTGGCTTCCCTACGTAACGTTTTTGGCGACCTCACCAAGGAGTATTTCGCACCCGAGGATGGCGTCGTCATCGGAAAATCGACCAGCCCGGTGAATCAAAGTGGTGGGCGGATCTTGCATTTGGGGATTGAGTAGGGGGCGCTGCCGCAGGTGCGGTGAAATGGGGGACAAGCGTACCCTAGAGGTATTGTGGGGCTCACAATGATGTCGTGACCCGAAGAGAAATGGAGTGGGGGGGGGACAGGAATTACGAATTGAATATTTCTGCGGCCATCGTTGAAATGAGGCGCCCAAGGAGGCTGGAATGTAGCCCAAGAAGCTAGCTTGGCGTGCTTGTAACGGGCCGGTCCGAAATCCGTACCTTTAGGCAGTATTACACTCTCAATTTTATTTGCGTCTTTACTCACAATGGCTTTGCCCTTAGCTAGTTGAGTGCTTTGGTCTCACGTAATGAACACCGGCATTTGAATCATCCTCTGAATGGATCACAATCGATTTCGTAATCTCCTGGTTTGCTTTCTGCTGTTGTCGTCGCTGGTAGGTACCGCTGCCTCGGTCTCAGTAGGGTTGCCGAATAGCCTGGATCTGCGTCTGTTGGAACGTCAATTACTCCACGAGCGAGTGGCCTTCGCTACGGCAAATCCTTACGTAGCTCATTGTTCGCTCGCCTCACTGTCGAATAGCATCGAGATAAACAACGCCAGCCTCAACGAGGAGGACGGCATTCTCTTCCAGGACCTCCGCGGTGTGGATTGTTTTGCCCAACCTGACGCACTGGTGGTCTGCGGATTGGGGGATACCATCCCCATCATGCTCTTTACCAAAAGCGTGGAACCCATCTTCGACGTTGAACTTAACGTCTCCTTTAGCCCGGGGCTTGAATACGCCACCTTTGCTTTCGTTGATGACCCAGGGAACCTTAATAATGCGGACCTGGATACCATCAACGTGGATAACGTGCGGAGCCCAACCTTCCGCATCAGCGAAGTGAACCAGGAAGACGGTGGGGTAGTAGTGTACATCGGCGTCAACGCCCAGTGTGGTATTGACTTCGACACTTACGAGCCCGAGGTAAGCTTCAATCTATCCTACGTGACCGCAAATGGCGTTCGGTGCCGGGAGACGTTCACGCCAGCAACTGGATACGCAGAGAATGTATTGAACCCACGGCCCGGTTTCACGGGAGCAGCCACGCCGACGGTGGCCAATTTCACTGATATCAATACGCCCAATTGCATCACTACGCAGTTAACCAACGTGACGCCGGGGGCCGGACTTACGGAGGCCCTGTACTTTATTGAGGACTTCGGTTTTGACCTGGGAATTGAGTTCAGCAGCCTTTCAGTAAATGGTATCGACGTACCGGTCACCGATTACACCGTGGACGATCAAACTGGTCGGGTGTCCGCTATTATTGACGGAAATACCAACCCGGCGTACTGGGGCCCCGATGGGCAGCTGACGACGATGGAATCCATACCCATCGAGGCCTGTTTCGTCACCTCGGGTTGTACTGGAGTAATGGCGACACCCGTCTTCACCGTACAGTCCGCCTGCAACGGTGAGGTCTGTGGTGGATCCGTGGATGTGCAATCCGGAGCTCAATTGGGCGACCGCTTTACGTTCAACCCTACCGTAGACCTGACCTTCGACCAGATCGCGGAGGCTGCTTTTTGTAATCCGGACGAGCCAACGCCTTACGTATACGAAGTAAGTGTGCAGAGTAGTATCCCGGATAGTATCCGGGGCGACGTCTACAACCTACGCTACTTCATCGATCGTTGCCCGGAACAGTTCCTGGACCTCGCTACTGTCGAACTGCTAGATGGTCCGGGTGGAAATGTCCTTGGTTCGTTGCCTGACACGCTCTCCGTCCTGGCCGGTGCGAATAGTAATGGCCGCGTATTTATCAACTTCCGGAATCTACCGGTCGGCCTCGATCCCGACGGCGCTGGAGGTCTGGAAGACATCGATGGGGATGGTGTGTTTGACGACTTGCAGGGAGGCAATACGCTCTACTTCCGCGTATCGCTCGTACCAAGTTGCGACCCCGATGAAGTGTCTACGGAAAGTTTTTCTGAAGTCGGTAGGCCCTGTGATTTTGTGGAGCACTTCATCAACGGAACGCGCAACTGTGGTGCCTTCGGTTTCACCTTTTCGGATCCGGTTGACGATGGCGTTGGCTCAGCAAATAATACTTCTATTGGGGAATTCACGAATACTTCCCCACTCGAAGTAAGGGACATTATTTATGATGGGTACCACAACGTTGGTAGCTACAATGAAGTCGACCCAGACACCGTCGACGTGAGCTTTGAATATACCCTGGATCCGGACGATTTTGCGGCCTGCCCATCGGACGGTACCGTACGCTTACGGGTGAATTTGGAAGACAACATCCCGGAAGCAATTGAGAGTTTCGAGATCATTGAGCCTACGTTCAATGGTACGCCGACCACCATTATTGATGACACGACTAACCTGAATGTAGCTCGCCGTAGTTTTACATTGGATGCAGGCGACGGAACACCTGGAGTAACTTATACCTACACTTTTCGCATCGTGATGTCGGAACGGTTTTGTTCGGCCCGCCGAGTCATTGCACTAACCGCTGCCGTAATTCAGGACTGTGATGCTTGCGACTGTAATCTCACCAGAGCGGGAGGATTCACTACGCTTACCGCGGATCCGGCCAACCTCGGGACATGTTCGGCGGGTAGTTCTATGGCCAGAATTCAAAGAATCAGCACGGGGTATCCATCCCGAGACCTCTCCGGGCAGCGCCTTGACCCTGATGACGTACCCTTGGAGGATCAGACCAGGCTGCTACCCGGTGACACGATTGAAGTAAGCGGGTGGATTGCTGTGGACGAACCAAATGCCTGGAACAATCTCACTCAACGATTAAGCTTCAGTTTGAACCAGTTTGAAGCGGGCTCGAGCTCAAACCGGATCTTCTCCAATCATCGCGTCGAAATCGCGGAGGCCCGTCTGCAGTACGCAAGGTTGGAAAGATTGACGGGGGAGACGTTTGACCTGGGAGCCGTCCCGGTTCCAGGGACGCAGGCGCAAAACACCAGCGGGATAAGTGGAGCAAACGTAATGGTGCAAACAGTAGCTCCCTTTGATAATGTTCACCCCGGAATTTCTAATCCGGAAGATTACGATTCAGGTATTTATCGTAATTCATCGCTGGATTTCCGGGATGGAAACGACATGCGCCTCGCATTCTTCTCCGACTACGCGGAAGGTGACCAGGATGGTTTGGCTGCCCTCTACGATCACATAAACGGTAACTTTGAACAGGACGATACGATCTACCTTGCCTGGCGCCTACCGATTGTGAGTACGCCCAAGGTGCTAGCTAATGGAGAACCAACTTTCTTTGGCCCCACCGTAGATAGTACCCAAATGGGTTTCTTCGTGGAGGCGCGGAACTGGATTGATGAGGCCAACCGCGTTGGAACCGGAGTTGGGCAAGTCGGCATCAGCCCTCGCGCTGACGCTCGAATGTTCTTCCACGAACCTGGTGTCACAACTAGTGCTAGAATTGAGTTTGATGCCTCCGGCTGCGCTGCCGAGTTCGTCCAAACCTTTGAGACGACCAATCCTTTACCCGCTGGTTGGTTTCAGCAGGAGTTCCGGCCCATAATCGGAGTAGAGTACCTCGGCCTGGAAGTTCCCCGGCCTTACTACTACGGGGGAGGCGCTACGGTAACCCATTTCGATCAGCCAAGTCAGGCAATCGTTCCGGACAGTAGCGTAGGTCTGGTCACGTTCCAGGAAGGCCCCGATGAATTCTTTTTACCGGTTCAAAGAAATAGCGGATTACTATTTTTCCGCGATGCGGAATTTAGCAACGGCCTGAGACCCGACGATTTTGTGGGGTTCGACCAGGGAGCGAACGATAAATCCCTGGTGGGTGGAACCTTTCCACTGCTAGGTGTAGGCAGGGATGCAGCCGTTGATAGCTTAGTATTCAGGGTACCCATCAGTCGCGTATGTGGCCAAGCGGTCGCAGCCCGCCCTTTAGAAACGGTGACCAGTGTATCCTACCGGGCGATCACGGATTATAATATACCTACCTATACCTGTAACGATGGTAGTTTCTATTCTGGTGATGGCAATCCCCTGGCCAGTTGCGCTGGCTTCCCTGGAAGGTACTGGCCCTACGACCGAGATGATGATGGTAACCCTCATCACTTGCTGAATGACAGTATAGTTGAAGCTACTGAGGTAGGCCCGCTTCCCACGACGCTTAGCGCCAGCCAAAGTTTTACCCCCGCAGGACCACTCGTTGATGCTCCGGGGCCGGAAATGATCGAGTACTCCGTCACCCTAAACCAAGATATTGATGGCGGGGTGATTGTCTTCACCGCCGAAAATGCCGTAGACGTAATTTCGGTAGATGGCAGCCTACCCGTGATGGCGGGCGCGACCGACTCCACACAGGCATTCGTACTTGACCTCGGCGCGCGCGCTGCCGGAACCTATACCTTTGATCTTGAGATAGACCTGCTCTTCTGCGGGCCGGGTGCCGTTTGCGCCCAAGTGATTCCGGGTTGTAATGACGACCCAGTGGAGCTAGGGCTCGTCGTACTGCGCTCAGATATTATCTGCGGTGCGGATAGCGAAACTTGCGTCGAGTACATCTCCGGCTTACCCGATTTGGAAACGGTTTTCAATTTCCAAAATAATCAGCAATTGTGTTCGGGTGGATCCGTTGGCGGGTAAATATGCGTCCTACTCGCCGTACAATTACGTGTTAGGTAATCCGGTGTCACTTGTAGACCCAGATGGCATGGAGCCAGAGCCTCCGAAGACTATAGGTGTGTTTTTCCATGGTGGACCCTCCGGTAGTGGCAAGACAACTACTCCGAATTCTTCAAATAGTGGTCAGTTTTATACTCATACTGAGAATACAGTACAACAACAGGGAGGAACCTTCGTCGGAAGGATGATTGCTCCGGGTTTGACCACCACTTCAGGAGTTGAAAACGGTATAGACTTTATTACATCCAATTATCAGCAAGGGGATCAGGTCATCCTGTACGGATATAGCTATGGAGTAGATCACACAATGGATTTGGCTACGAAATTAGGTGAGGCCGGAATAAGCGTTGATCTTGTCGTTACAGTAGATGGAGAAGATGGGCTTGGAGGGATTACAATGAATACTA carries:
- a CDS encoding succinylglutamate desuccinylase/aspartoacylase family protein, producing the protein MEFTTTSPRGYNDLPIVLSFNLEDTPVGAIRHYWLRLASDGMGNPMVVPLMVARGANPGPTLGLTAAIHGDELNGISVIQRLFADLDVSTLNGTVVAIPVVNIPGFFRQQRFFADGVDLNHLMPGKEDGNASQVYAYRLVNRFLKFVDYLLDLHTASRGRINSYYVRADMSIEVTRKLALLQQPQLIVHNPANDGTFRGTADDMDIPAITLEVGNPGVYQKKMIRSGLVGVHNVLSYLKMTDDEEEVDPKVNTILCKKSYWLYTQTGGLLQVHVDLLERVKKGQLVASLRNVFGDLTKEYFAPEDGVVIGKSTSPVNQSGGRILHLGIE